Proteins from one Bacteroides zhangwenhongii genomic window:
- a CDS encoding bifunctional 4-hydroxy-2-oxoglutarate aldolase/2-dehydro-3-deoxy-phosphogluconate aldolase → MAKFDKIAVLNKIGSTGMVPVFYHKDVEVAKKVVKACYDGGVRAFEFTNRGDFAQEVFAEIVKFAAKECPEMAIGIGSIVDPATAAMYLQLGANFVVGPLFNPEIAKVCNRRSVAYTPGCGSVSEVGFAQEVGCDLCKVFPGDVYGTNFVKGLMAPMPWSKLMVTGGVEPTKENLTAWIKAGVFCVGMGSKLFPKDKVAAEDWAYVTAKCEEALGYIAEARK, encoded by the coding sequence ATGGCAAAATTCGATAAAATAGCCGTATTAAATAAGATCGGCTCTACAGGAATGGTTCCTGTATTCTACCACAAAGATGTGGAAGTTGCAAAAAAAGTAGTAAAGGCTTGTTATGACGGTGGTGTTCGTGCTTTCGAATTCACTAACCGTGGTGACTTTGCACAGGAAGTATTTGCTGAAATCGTTAAGTTCGCAGCAAAAGAATGTCCTGAAATGGCAATTGGTATCGGTTCTATCGTTGATCCGGCTACTGCTGCTATGTACTTGCAGCTGGGTGCTAACTTCGTAGTAGGTCCGTTGTTCAACCCTGAAATAGCTAAGGTATGTAACCGTCGTTCGGTTGCTTACACTCCGGGATGCGGTTCTGTATCGGAAGTTGGTTTTGCACAGGAAGTAGGTTGCGATCTTTGCAAAGTATTCCCGGGTGATGTTTATGGAACTAACTTTGTAAAAGGCTTGATGGCTCCGATGCCATGGTCTAAGCTGATGGTAACAGGTGGGGTAGAACCTACTAAGGAAAACCTGACTGCATGGATCAAAGCCGGTGTGTTCTGTGTAGGTATGGGCTCTAAACTGTTCCCGAAAGATAAGGTGGCAGCGGAAGACTGGGCTTATGTAACTGCCAAATGTGAAGAAGCTCTCGGTTATATCGCCGAAGCTCGTAAATAA